A genomic stretch from Arachis stenosperma cultivar V10309 chromosome 3, arast.V10309.gnm1.PFL2, whole genome shotgun sequence includes:
- the LOC130967875 gene encoding uncharacterized protein LOC130967875: MASQNPCSDKQRVIIPNKHGQKLVGILHECGTTNIIILCHGFRCSKDSSLILNLAVALENARISCFRFDFSGNGESEGSFQFGNYGAEVDDLHDVIQHFRESNRVISAIIGHSKGGDVVLLYASKYHGIKTVINLSGRYNLKNGIEERLGKDYLERIRKDSFIDVKKKRSASVEFRVTEESLMERISTNMHEACLRIDKECRVLTIHGTSDEIIPVEDAHEFAKIIPNHKLYIVEGADHGYTNHQDELASLVLNFIKEILQQDNCTTS, encoded by the exons ATGGCTTCACAGAACCCAT GTTCTGATAAGCAGAGAGTCATAATTCCCAACAAGCATGGTCAAAAGCTTGTTGGCATATTACACGAATGTGGAACTACCAACATTATAATCTTGTGTCACGGTTTTCGATGCTCCAAA GATAGTAGTCTGATATTGAACCTTGCTGTGGCATTGGAAAATGCCAGAATCTCTTGTTTCCGCTTTGACTTTTCTGGAAATGG AGAAAGTGAAGGTTCGTTTCAGTTTGGTAATTATGGGGCTGAGGTTGATGATTTACATGATGTAATTCAACATTTCCGTGAATCAAACCGTGTAATCAGTGCAATTATTGGGCACAGTAAAG GAGGTGACGTGGTGCTTCTTTATGCATCAAAATATCATGGCATTAAAACAGTTATTAACCTCTCTGGACGCTACAATCTGAAGAACGGCATTGAAGAACGCCTTGGAAAAGATTATTTGGAAAGAATTAGGAAGGACAGCTTCATTGATGTCAAGAAGAAAAGGTCAG CAAGTGTTGAGTTCCGTGTAACTGAGGAAAGCTTGATGGAGCGCATCAGTACAAACATGCATGAAGCATGCCTTCGGATTGACAAAGAATGCAG GGTGCTTACAATTCACGGTACCTCTGATGAAATTATCCCTGTGGAAGATGCACATGAGTTTGCAAAGATCATACCAAACCACAAGTTATATATTGTTGAAGGTGCTGATCACGGATACACAAATCATCAAGATGAGTTAGCCTCTCTTGTTTTGAATTTCATAAAGGAAATATTACAGCAGGACAATTGTACTACCAGCTAG